The sequence CCTCAAGCGGCTGGAGCAGGCCGGGCTGGTGCGCATCGCGCAGGGCGGCGCGACGCGGGTGCAGGACTGGCGCGAGCACGGCGGGATGGACCTGCTGCTCGATCTCGTCCGCGGCGGCGACGCGGCCGGCGCCCCGCCGCACGAGATCGTCGTCTCGGTCCTCGAGCTGCGCGCGCTCATCGGCGTCGACGCTGCGCGCCGGTTCGCGGCCCGGGCGGACGACGGCACGCGCGAGGCCGCGGCGCGGCTGGCCGAGGACGTGGCCGCGGCCGTGGAGGACGGGGTGGGCGAGTCGCACGACGTCGTCGGCCGGTACGAGGCGCTGTGGCGGGCGGTCGTCGACGGCGCCGGCAACCTGGCGTACCGCCTGATGCTCAACTCGCTCAACCAGGCCGTGGCCGCCTACCCCGAGCTGGCGCGGGCGCTCGCCCCGACGGACGCGGACCGCCTGCGCGAGCTGGCGCAGGCGATGCGAGCCGGGGACCGCGAGCGGGTCGGCGCGCTCGTGGCGGCGCAGCTCGAGGGCGACGTGCCCCGCGTCGACTGAGCGGGGGGCTGGCGGCCGGCCGTCTGCCGTGCGGCCCTTCGCCCGCCGTCCCCCGGCTATCCGACCGCGGGGCGGCGGACGGGGAGTCCGACCCGCCGTCCGTCCGAGCGGCCGGTCCGGCTGGTGGGGTCGCGGGTCCCGACCGGCGCGCGGCCGCGTCGGGAGGCGGACGCTCGGCCGCCGTCGCGGACCCGGCCGTTCCCCAGGGCGATATGCGCGCGTGTCATCACCGATGACACGCCTGCATATCGGTCCGGGGAAGGACCCATGACCCGCGCACGGAGTCCCAACGGCGAGCGGGTCGGCGTCGAGGGGGAACGAACGAGCGCATAGCGCTCGATCCGGGAACACGACGCGCTTCGTCGCGACCGTGGGACGGAACGCGCGGCGCGGGGCGGTGCGCACCGCAGCCCAGACAGGCCGTCCGCCTCGCCGTCGCCGTTCGCGTGCCGTTCGCCCGCTGCGGCCCCGCCGAGCGCCCGTCCCCGGCCCGTCGGGAGCCCGCCGCGCGCCCGCCGGACGCCCGTCGCCGCGGGCCCGACGCCGTCTCCGCTCGGTCGGCAGGCCGCGCCGCCCGCGATCTCCTGGACGGGACGGGGCGACGTCTCCGGTTGACGCCGCACGCCGCCAGCTGGTACAACCAGCGCAGCAACTGGTCCAACCAGTTGCGGTCGATCGGAGGGTGCGCGGCGCCCCGGCGCCCGGGCCCGGCCGATGCGACCGGCGATCGGCAGCGTCCCGGACCCCGCGTCCGTCCGCTCCCGGCGCCCACTCGCCGCCCACCCCACCCGCCCCGCCCCGCGCCCGACCGAGACCCCGCCATGGACGACCTCATCCTCGCCGCGATCCCGTTCTTCCTGCTCTTCATGGTGCTCGAGGTGGTCGCGCTGCGGCACGCCGCGCACGAGCACGCCGAGGACCCCTCGAGGCCCGTCGGCTACGCGGCGAAGGACACCGCCACCAGCCTGACCATGGGCCTGGGCAGCCTGGGCTTCAAGGCGGTGCTCAAGCTCGGCGCGGTGGTCGTCTTCGCCGGCGTGTACGAGCTGGTGCCGTTCCACATGCCGATGGACACGTGGTGGCCGTGGCTGCTGCTCCTCTTCGCCGAGGACCTCTCCTACTACGCGTACCACCGCGGGCACCACCGGGTGCGGATGCTCTGGGCGACGCACGTCGTGCACCACTCGTCCCAGCACTACAACCTGTCGACGGCGCTGCGGCAGGACTGGTCGCCGTTCACCGCGCCGGTCTTCTGGCTGTGGCTGGCGCTGATCGGCTTCCCGCCGTGGGCGATCCTGCTGGCGCAGAGCTGGAACCTGCTCTACCAGTTCCTGCTGCACACGGAGGCCGTCGACAAGCTGCCGCGACCGATCGAGCTGGTCTTCAACACGCCGAGCCACCACCGCGTCCACCACGGCGTGCAGGACCAGTACCTGGACCGCAACTACGCCGGCATCTTCATCATCTGGGACCGGCTCTTCGGCACGTTCGAGCCCGAGGGCGAGCGCGTGCGCTACGGCCTGACGACGAACATCGACACGTACAACCCGGTCAAGGTCGCCTACCACGAGTGGTACGCGCTGCTCCGGGACGTGCGGCACGCGCGCAGCTGGCGGGACCGCGCCGGCTACCTCTTCCACGGCCCGGGCTGGGCGCCGGCGCACCCGCAGGAGGCGTCGACGCCGGGCGACGGCGGAACGGCCGCGCCGGACGCGCGGGGGATGCCCGCCGTCGCGGGGGACGGCGCCGCGGGCGGCGCCCCGGCGCGAGCCGTCCAGGCGCCGCGCTCGGCCTGAGGGGTGGCCGGGAGCCGCTGCCCGCCCGCACGCCCCCGCCCGCCCCTGGCGCCGCGCCGCCCGCCGTGGGAGCCTGCCGCCATGGCGAAGGAGGAGACGACGATCGAGGCCGCCGGGCACGAGCTGCGGCTGTCGAACCCGAGCAAGGTCTTCTTCCCCTCGCGCGCCGAGCGGGGCGACGGCCTCGGACCCGAGAAGGCGATCACCAAGCTGGACCTGGCCGAGTACTACCTGGCCGTGGCCGGGCCGGCGGTGCTGCACCTGCAGGAGCGGCCCGGCGCGCTCAAGCGCTTCCCGAACGGCATCACGCAGGACCCGTTCTTCCAGAAGCGCATCCCCGAGACGGCGCCGGAGTGGCTGCAGACCGCGACGGTGACCTTCCCCAGCGGCCGCTCGGCGCGCGAGCTCGTCGTCAACGACGCCGCGCACCTGATCTGGGCGGTCCAGCTGGGGGTCGTCGACTTCAACCCGTGGCCGGTGCGCCGCGCCGATCTGGACCACCCGGACGAGCTGCGCGTCGACCTGGACCCCTCGCCCGACGTGGGGTGGAAGGAGGTCCGCGAGGTCGCGATGACGGTCCGCGACGTGCTCGAGGAGCACGGGCTCACCGGCTTCCCGAAGACGTCGGGGTCGCGCGGCATCCACGTCAACGTGCGGATCCACCCCGAGCACGACTTCACGGGCGTGCGCCGCGCCGCGCTGGCGCTCGCGCGCGAGGTCGAGCGGCGGATGCCGGGCAAGGCGACGTCGAAGTGGTGGAAGGAGGAGCGCCAGGGCGTCTTCCTCGACTACAACCAGAACGCGCGGGACCGCACCGTCGCGTCGGCGTGGTCGGTCCGGCCGACGCCCGAGGCGCGGGTCTCGATGCCGCTGACCTGGGACCAGGTGCCCGACGCCGAGCTCGGCGACTTCCGCCTGGACACCGTGCCGGCGCTGCTGGAGGCGCACGGGGATCCACACGCCGACATCGACGCCCACGCCGGGTCACTCGCGGGCCTGCTGGACCTGGCCCGCCGCGACGAGGAGGAGGGGTTGGGCGACGCGCCCTGGCCGCCGCACTTCGCGAAGGGCAAGAGCGAGCCCAAGCGCGTGGCGCCGAGCCGCGCGAAGAAGTCCTGACCCGCCCGCCGGCAGCCCGCGCGCGGCGGGGTCAGCTCTGACGCGACGAGCAGAAGCCGGCGCGGGCCGAC comes from Patulibacter sp. SYSU D01012 and encodes:
- the ligD gene encoding non-homologous end-joining DNA ligase; the encoded protein is MAKEETTIEAAGHELRLSNPSKVFFPSRAERGDGLGPEKAITKLDLAEYYLAVAGPAVLHLQERPGALKRFPNGITQDPFFQKRIPETAPEWLQTATVTFPSGRSARELVVNDAAHLIWAVQLGVVDFNPWPVRRADLDHPDELRVDLDPSPDVGWKEVREVAMTVRDVLEEHGLTGFPKTSGSRGIHVNVRIHPEHDFTGVRRAALALAREVERRMPGKATSKWWKEERQGVFLDYNQNARDRTVASAWSVRPTPEARVSMPLTWDQVPDAELGDFRLDTVPALLEAHGDPHADIDAHAGSLAGLLDLARRDEEEGLGDAPWPPHFAKGKSEPKRVAPSRAKKS
- a CDS encoding sterol desaturase family protein — translated: MDDLILAAIPFFLLFMVLEVVALRHAAHEHAEDPSRPVGYAAKDTATSLTMGLGSLGFKAVLKLGAVVVFAGVYELVPFHMPMDTWWPWLLLLFAEDLSYYAYHRGHHRVRMLWATHVVHHSSQHYNLSTALRQDWSPFTAPVFWLWLALIGFPPWAILLAQSWNLLYQFLLHTEAVDKLPRPIELVFNTPSHHRVHHGVQDQYLDRNYAGIFIIWDRLFGTFEPEGERVRYGLTTNIDTYNPVKVAYHEWYALLRDVRHARSWRDRAGYLFHGPGWAPAHPQEASTPGDGGTAAPDARGMPAVAGDGAAGGAPARAVQAPRSA
- a CDS encoding GntR family transcriptional regulator, producing MTDAAARPTRRVSDAIHETLRADIIEGRLAPGDALPSERTLAERHGVNRHAIREALKRLEQAGLVRIAQGGATRVQDWREHGGMDLLLDLVRGGDAAGAPPHEIVVSVLELRALIGVDAARRFAARADDGTREAAARLAEDVAAAVEDGVGESHDVVGRYEALWRAVVDGAGNLAYRLMLNSLNQAVAAYPELARALAPTDADRLRELAQAMRAGDRERVGALVAAQLEGDVPRVD